In Halictus rubicundus isolate RS-2024b chromosome 5, iyHalRubi1_principal, whole genome shotgun sequence, one genomic interval encodes:
- the Pds5 gene encoding cohesin associated factor B pds5 isoform X2: MSEIIYPQGCRSVTEDLGPDELIRRLKTLAHTLQAMGQDEGMYQQYIPLALHLAEEHFLMHQSKDVQLLIACCIADVLRVYAPEAPYKDAEQVKTIFLFLIKQLAGLKDPKDPAFKRYFYLLENLAYVKSFNMCFELEDCQEIFCALFSLMFRIVNDEHSGKVKSFMLDVLCPLITESDIVSNELLDIILMNIVEPNKTQKKNAYLLAKELVIKCSDTLEPYIQAFFNHVLILGKEEKSLQICKKVYDLIYELNHICPSVLLSVLPQLECKLKSSSETERLGAVALLARMFSEKGSQLAVQHTQLWRAFLGRFNDISVSIRIKCVQYSMHFLLNHPELRKDITDTLKLRQHDADESVRYEVVMAIVTTARRDFEVVSDSEDLLEFVKERTLDKKFKIRKEAMAGLAMIYKKHLNDADVPQATKKAVTWIKDKILHGYYMAGMEDRLLVERLLNTCLVPYQLPADERMKKLYHLLGTIDDHASKAFVELQKHQLAVRRAVVEWLEIVKKPDAVVELVAKIHQISRFLPDPMKVQEFLQKFSAHMRKDATLLQGMETIVQPNVSCKECADTISMVLKKLGQPVMTNLYYNTIKMLLERVSSVMIDEEAIRVLIGYVLDCLKGGNVIEEVGLNPNNAGEKGLRLLVMLSFVFGPHFLHNDILMQLVHLLELEDEMVAPLVLSIFTFLGKYKPLCDVAPDIMNLMVPICKNFAETGTSKQAKQAVRCLFVNMTNIHDTIFPEIIERIKNTLTPTSEYYRTSIVTLGHIAYNLPEKYQVQIKNMVSRKIVKELLVKESSEQTSDTIEGDWCREDQLPEETRCRLEGLKCMARWLLGLKTDVLSAQKTFRMLNAFVVNKGDLLQQGRLSKAEMSWLRLQAGCSMLKICEQKGVGDQFTAEQFYNLSQLMVDEVPQVREAFGSKLHKGLGRGIPNKCLPLDFMGYYALAGKEQDKRLKCVLKTYMQTDINKRRDYVKTLSLGTVERAMGQLPHILPDYMLVFAVPILAHDPEFTSHIMSTQLKIIQQCLWFILEPLITKNEYYCYGFYKNLIERMKSHKDALKPEDNNMNYKLWAVCDLAMNVIFTKTTNFDLKEFPSETRIPTMYFKRADELLANNRNYLPAEMQINMSSPKGKGQLHSVHSVSERPQRRAKSKQQKEVGIGPNETDARLQIGEVECIDAQPAEASETRIQLPGLEEEIEEPPAKRALRESDKVNK; encoded by the exons ATGTCGGAAATAATTTACCCGCAAGGGTGCAGATCTGTGACAGAAGATCTGGGTCCTGATGAACTCATTCGGAGATTAAAG ACATTAGCTCACACGTTGCAAGCAATGGGACAAGATGAAGGAATGTATCAGCAATATATTCCGCTTGCGTTGCATTTGGCAGAGGAACACTTTCTAATGCATCAAAGTAAAGATGTACAACTTCTGATTGCTTGCTGTATTGCCGACGTTTTAAGGGTTTACGCACCCGAAGCACCATACAAAGATGCAGAACAG GTCAAAACGATATTTTTGTTTCTGATCAAACAATTAGCTGGTTTAAAAGACCCTAAAGATCCTGCTTTCAAAAGATACTTTTACCTATTGGAGAACTTGGCGTACGTGAAATCGTTTAACATGTGCTTCGAATTAGAAGACTGTCAAGAAATCTTTTGTGCACTCTTTTCTCTTATGTTTAGGATAGTGAA TGACGAACATTCTGGGAAAGTGAAAAGCTTTATGTTAGACGTATTATGTCCACTTATTACTGAGTCAGATATTGTTAGTAACGAACTCCTAGACATTATACTTATGAATATCGTAGAGCCGAACAAAACACAGAAAAAGAATGCATACTTGCTCGCAAAGGAACTAGTAATTAAATGTAGCGATACATTAGAACCATATATTCAAGCA TTCTTTAATCATGTATTGATTCTGGGTAAAGAGGAGAAAAGTTTACAAATTTGCAAGAAAGTATATGATTTAATTTACGAGTTAAATCACATATGTCCAAGCGTCTTATTGTCCGTCCTTCCACAATTAGAGTGTAAACTAAAGTCGTCTtctgaaactgaaagattgggCGCTGTGGCACTGCTAGCTAGAATGTTTTCTGAGAAAGGATCTCAGTTAGCTGTGCAACATACGCAACTGTGGCGAGCATTCTTAGGAAGGTTTAACGACATAAGTGTATCGATTCGCATAAAATGTGTACAGTATTCAATGCATTTTTTACTAAACCATCCTGAACTAAGAAAGGATATTACCGATACCTTAAAATTAAGGCAACACGATGCAGACGAAAGTGTTCGATACGAAGTTGTTATGGCTATAGTAACCACTGCCAGAAGGGACTTCGAAGTAGTATCGGACAGCGAAGATTTGCTTGAGTTTGTTAAAGAAAGAACATTGGATAAAAAG TTTAAAATCCGGAAAGAAGCAATGGCAGGATTGGCAATGATATATAAAAAGCACTTAAATGATGCGGACGTACCACAAGCTACAAAGAAGGCTGTTACCTGGATTAAAGATAAAATATTACATGGTTATTATATGGCAGGCATGGAAGATAGATTATTGGTAGAAAGATTATTAAACACCTGTTTAGTACCTTACCAATTGCCGGCTGATGAGAGGATGAAGAAGTTGTATCATTTGTTAGGTACAATCGATGACCATGCGTCCAAAGCTTTTGTCGAACTACAGAAACATCAACTTGC GGTACGGAGGGCAGTAGTTGAATGGTTAGAGATAGTGAAGAAACCAGATGCAGTGGTTGAACTAGTGGCTAAAATTCATCAAATATCTCGCTTTTTGCCAGATCCTATGAAAGTTCAagaatttttacagaaatttaGTGCTCATATGAGAAAAGACGCAACACTGTTACAAGGCATGGAAACGATAGTTCAACCAAATGTATCTTGCAAGGAGTGTGCAGATACAATAAGTATGGTTCTCAAAAAATTGGGTCAACCGGTAATGACGAATTTGTATTACAACACGATAAAAATGCTGTTGGAAAGAGTCAGTTCTGTCATGATCGACGAAGAAGCTATTAGG GTTTTAATCGGATACGTGTTAGATTGTTTAAAAGGAGGAAATGTGATAGAAGAAGTTGGGCTTAACCCAAACAATGCAGGAGAGAAAGGTCTAAGGTTACTTGTG ATGCTTTCTTTCGTATTTGGTCCACATTTTCTTCACAATGATATTTTGATGCAACTTGTTCATCTGTTGGAATTAGAGGATGAAATGGTAGCACCATtggttctttcaatttttacatttttagggAAATACAAACCTTTGTGCGATGTTGCGCCAGACATTATGAACCTTATGGTTCCAATTTGTAAGAATTTTGCTGAAACGGGAACATCGAAACAAGCGAAACAGGCTGTTAGATGTTTGTTCGTTAATATGACCAATATTCACGATACCATATTCCCTGAAATTATTGAGAGAATTAAGAACACCCTTACACCGACTTCAGAATATTATCGAACATCAATAGTCACGTTAGGTCATATAGCTTATAATTTACCAGAGAAATATCaagtacaaataaaaaatatggtgTCTAGAAAG ATAGTCAAGGAGCTGTTAGTAAAGGAAAGCAGCGAACAGACTTCAGACACCATTGAAGGAGACTGGTGCAGAGAAGATCAACTACCTGAGGAAACACGTTGTAGATTAGAAGGATTAAAATGTATGGCACGCTGGTTATTAGGATTGAAGACTGATGTTCTCTCTGCACAAAAAACCTTTAGAATGCTGAATGCATTTGTAGTAAACAAAGGTGATCTTTTACAACAAGGTCGTTTAAGTAAAGCAGAAATGAGTTGGTTGCGATTACAAGCTGGTTGCTCAATGCTGAAGATTTGCGAGCAGAAGGGTGTTGGCGATCAGTTCACAGCGGAACAGTTTTACAATCTGTCGCAGCTCATGGTG GATGAAGTGCCACAAGTGAGAGAGGCTTTTGGTAGCAAATTACATAAAGGACTTGGAAGGGGAATTCCAAACAAATGTTTGCCGCTGGATTTTATGGGCTATTACGCTCTCGCTGGCAAGGAACAAGACAAAAGACTAAAGTGTGTTTTAAAAACCTATATGCAAACTGACATAAATAAGAGGAGGGATTATGTCAAGACATTATCGTTGGGTACCGTAGAACGGGCCATGG GTCAATTGCCTCATATTCTTCCCGACTATATGCTAGTATTCGCTGTCCCAATTCTTGCGCACGATCCTGAATTCACGAGTCACATAATGTCCACTCAATTGAAAATCATACAGCAATGTTTATGGTTTATATTAGAACCGTTAATAACGAAGAATGAGTACTATTGTTAcggtttttacaaaaatctcaTAGAACGAATGAAAAGTCACAAAGATGCTCTGAAACCAGAAGATAACAACATGAACTAT AAATTATGGGCAGTTTGTGATTTAGCTATGAATGTAATATTTACTAAGACGACAAACTTCGACTTGAAAGAATTCCCAAGCGAAACACGAATTCCCACCATGTATTTCAAGCGTGCAGACGAACTGCTGGCGAACAACAGGAATTATTTACCCGCCGAAATGCAAATTAACATGTCTAGTCCTAAAGGAAAAGGACAGCTTCACAGTGTACATTCTGTCAGTGAAAGGCCACAGCGCAGGGCTAAGTCTAAACAGCAGAAGGAAGTGGGTATTGGGCCAAACGAAACTGATGCCAGG CTGCAAATTGGAGAAGTGGAATGTATTGATGCACAG CCAGCGGAAGCGTCAGAAACTAGAATTCAATTACCTGGTTTAGAGGAAGAG ATTGAAGAACCACCAGCAAAGAGGGCATTAAGAGAATCGgataaagtaaataaataa
- the Pds5 gene encoding cohesin associated factor B pds5 isoform X3 — MSEIIYPQGCRSVTEDLGPDELIRRLKTLAHTLQAMGQDEGMYQQYIPLALHLAEEHFLMHQSKDVQLLIACCIADVLRVYAPEAPYKDAEQVKTIFLFLIKQLAGLKDPKDPAFKRYFYLLENLAYVKSFNMCFELEDCQEIFCALFSLMFRIVNDEHSGKVKSFMLDVLCPLITESDIVSNELLDIILMNIVEPNKTQKKNAYLLAKELVIKCSDTLEPYIQAFFNHVLILGKEEKSLQICKKVYDLIYELNHICPSVLLSVLPQLECKLKSSSETERLGAVALLARMFSEKGSQLAVQHTQLWRAFLGRFNDISVSIRIKCVQYSMHFLLNHPELRKDITDTLKLRQHDADESVRYEVVMAIVTTARRDFEVVSDSEDLLEFVKERTLDKKFKIRKEAMAGLAMIYKKHLNDADVPQATKKAVTWIKDKILHGYYMAGMEDRLLVERLLNTCLVPYQLPADERMKKLYHLLGTIDDHASKAFVELQKHQLAVRRAVVEWLEIVKKPDAVVELVAKIHQISRFLPDPMKVQEFLQKFSAHMRKDATLLQGMETIVQPNVSCKECADTISMVLKKLGQPVMTNLYYNTIKMLLERVSSVMIDEEAIRVLIGYVLDCLKGGNVIEEVGLNPNNAGEKGLRLLVMLSFVFGPHFLHNDILMQLVHLLELEDEMVAPLVLSIFTFLGKYKPLCDVAPDIMNLMVPICKNFAETGTSKQAKQAVRCLFVNMTNIHDTIFPEIIERIKNTLTPTSEYYRTSIVTLGHIAYNLPEKYQVQIKNMVSRKIVKELLVKESSEQTSDTIEGDWCREDQLPEETRCRLEGLKCMARWLLGLKTDVLSAQKTFRMLNAFVVNKGDLLQQGRLSKAEMSWLRLQAGCSMLKICEQKGVGDQFTAEQFYNLSQLMVDEVPQVREAFGSKLHKGLGRGIPNKCLPLDFMGYYALAGKEQDKRLKCVLKTYMQTDINKRRDYVKTLSLGTVERAMGKKLNSQLPHILPDYMLVFAVPILAHDPEFTSHIMSTQLKIIQQCLWFILEPLITKNEYYCYGFYKNLIERMKSHKDALKPEDNNMNYKLWAVCDLAMNVIFTKTTNFDLKEFPSETRIPTMYFKRADELLANNRNYLPAEMQINMSSPKGKGQLHSVHSVSERPQRRAKSKQQKEVGIGPNETDARPAEASETRIQLPGLEEEIEEPPAKRALRESDKVNK; from the exons ATGTCGGAAATAATTTACCCGCAAGGGTGCAGATCTGTGACAGAAGATCTGGGTCCTGATGAACTCATTCGGAGATTAAAG ACATTAGCTCACACGTTGCAAGCAATGGGACAAGATGAAGGAATGTATCAGCAATATATTCCGCTTGCGTTGCATTTGGCAGAGGAACACTTTCTAATGCATCAAAGTAAAGATGTACAACTTCTGATTGCTTGCTGTATTGCCGACGTTTTAAGGGTTTACGCACCCGAAGCACCATACAAAGATGCAGAACAG GTCAAAACGATATTTTTGTTTCTGATCAAACAATTAGCTGGTTTAAAAGACCCTAAAGATCCTGCTTTCAAAAGATACTTTTACCTATTGGAGAACTTGGCGTACGTGAAATCGTTTAACATGTGCTTCGAATTAGAAGACTGTCAAGAAATCTTTTGTGCACTCTTTTCTCTTATGTTTAGGATAGTGAA TGACGAACATTCTGGGAAAGTGAAAAGCTTTATGTTAGACGTATTATGTCCACTTATTACTGAGTCAGATATTGTTAGTAACGAACTCCTAGACATTATACTTATGAATATCGTAGAGCCGAACAAAACACAGAAAAAGAATGCATACTTGCTCGCAAAGGAACTAGTAATTAAATGTAGCGATACATTAGAACCATATATTCAAGCA TTCTTTAATCATGTATTGATTCTGGGTAAAGAGGAGAAAAGTTTACAAATTTGCAAGAAAGTATATGATTTAATTTACGAGTTAAATCACATATGTCCAAGCGTCTTATTGTCCGTCCTTCCACAATTAGAGTGTAAACTAAAGTCGTCTtctgaaactgaaagattgggCGCTGTGGCACTGCTAGCTAGAATGTTTTCTGAGAAAGGATCTCAGTTAGCTGTGCAACATACGCAACTGTGGCGAGCATTCTTAGGAAGGTTTAACGACATAAGTGTATCGATTCGCATAAAATGTGTACAGTATTCAATGCATTTTTTACTAAACCATCCTGAACTAAGAAAGGATATTACCGATACCTTAAAATTAAGGCAACACGATGCAGACGAAAGTGTTCGATACGAAGTTGTTATGGCTATAGTAACCACTGCCAGAAGGGACTTCGAAGTAGTATCGGACAGCGAAGATTTGCTTGAGTTTGTTAAAGAAAGAACATTGGATAAAAAG TTTAAAATCCGGAAAGAAGCAATGGCAGGATTGGCAATGATATATAAAAAGCACTTAAATGATGCGGACGTACCACAAGCTACAAAGAAGGCTGTTACCTGGATTAAAGATAAAATATTACATGGTTATTATATGGCAGGCATGGAAGATAGATTATTGGTAGAAAGATTATTAAACACCTGTTTAGTACCTTACCAATTGCCGGCTGATGAGAGGATGAAGAAGTTGTATCATTTGTTAGGTACAATCGATGACCATGCGTCCAAAGCTTTTGTCGAACTACAGAAACATCAACTTGC GGTACGGAGGGCAGTAGTTGAATGGTTAGAGATAGTGAAGAAACCAGATGCAGTGGTTGAACTAGTGGCTAAAATTCATCAAATATCTCGCTTTTTGCCAGATCCTATGAAAGTTCAagaatttttacagaaatttaGTGCTCATATGAGAAAAGACGCAACACTGTTACAAGGCATGGAAACGATAGTTCAACCAAATGTATCTTGCAAGGAGTGTGCAGATACAATAAGTATGGTTCTCAAAAAATTGGGTCAACCGGTAATGACGAATTTGTATTACAACACGATAAAAATGCTGTTGGAAAGAGTCAGTTCTGTCATGATCGACGAAGAAGCTATTAGG GTTTTAATCGGATACGTGTTAGATTGTTTAAAAGGAGGAAATGTGATAGAAGAAGTTGGGCTTAACCCAAACAATGCAGGAGAGAAAGGTCTAAGGTTACTTGTG ATGCTTTCTTTCGTATTTGGTCCACATTTTCTTCACAATGATATTTTGATGCAACTTGTTCATCTGTTGGAATTAGAGGATGAAATGGTAGCACCATtggttctttcaatttttacatttttagggAAATACAAACCTTTGTGCGATGTTGCGCCAGACATTATGAACCTTATGGTTCCAATTTGTAAGAATTTTGCTGAAACGGGAACATCGAAACAAGCGAAACAGGCTGTTAGATGTTTGTTCGTTAATATGACCAATATTCACGATACCATATTCCCTGAAATTATTGAGAGAATTAAGAACACCCTTACACCGACTTCAGAATATTATCGAACATCAATAGTCACGTTAGGTCATATAGCTTATAATTTACCAGAGAAATATCaagtacaaataaaaaatatggtgTCTAGAAAG ATAGTCAAGGAGCTGTTAGTAAAGGAAAGCAGCGAACAGACTTCAGACACCATTGAAGGAGACTGGTGCAGAGAAGATCAACTACCTGAGGAAACACGTTGTAGATTAGAAGGATTAAAATGTATGGCACGCTGGTTATTAGGATTGAAGACTGATGTTCTCTCTGCACAAAAAACCTTTAGAATGCTGAATGCATTTGTAGTAAACAAAGGTGATCTTTTACAACAAGGTCGTTTAAGTAAAGCAGAAATGAGTTGGTTGCGATTACAAGCTGGTTGCTCAATGCTGAAGATTTGCGAGCAGAAGGGTGTTGGCGATCAGTTCACAGCGGAACAGTTTTACAATCTGTCGCAGCTCATGGTG GATGAAGTGCCACAAGTGAGAGAGGCTTTTGGTAGCAAATTACATAAAGGACTTGGAAGGGGAATTCCAAACAAATGTTTGCCGCTGGATTTTATGGGCTATTACGCTCTCGCTGGCAAGGAACAAGACAAAAGACTAAAGTGTGTTTTAAAAACCTATATGCAAACTGACATAAATAAGAGGAGGGATTATGTCAAGACATTATCGTTGGGTACCGTAGAACGGGCCATGGGTAAGAAACTAAATA GTCAATTGCCTCATATTCTTCCCGACTATATGCTAGTATTCGCTGTCCCAATTCTTGCGCACGATCCTGAATTCACGAGTCACATAATGTCCACTCAATTGAAAATCATACAGCAATGTTTATGGTTTATATTAGAACCGTTAATAACGAAGAATGAGTACTATTGTTAcggtttttacaaaaatctcaTAGAACGAATGAAAAGTCACAAAGATGCTCTGAAACCAGAAGATAACAACATGAACTAT AAATTATGGGCAGTTTGTGATTTAGCTATGAATGTAATATTTACTAAGACGACAAACTTCGACTTGAAAGAATTCCCAAGCGAAACACGAATTCCCACCATGTATTTCAAGCGTGCAGACGAACTGCTGGCGAACAACAGGAATTATTTACCCGCCGAAATGCAAATTAACATGTCTAGTCCTAAAGGAAAAGGACAGCTTCACAGTGTACATTCTGTCAGTGAAAGGCCACAGCGCAGGGCTAAGTCTAAACAGCAGAAGGAAGTGGGTATTGGGCCAAACGAAACTGATGCCAGG CCAGCGGAAGCGTCAGAAACTAGAATTCAATTACCTGGTTTAGAGGAAGAG ATTGAAGAACCACCAGCAAAGAGGGCATTAAGAGAATCGgataaagtaaataaataa
- the Pds5 gene encoding cohesin associated factor B pds5 isoform X1, giving the protein MSEIIYPQGCRSVTEDLGPDELIRRLKTLAHTLQAMGQDEGMYQQYIPLALHLAEEHFLMHQSKDVQLLIACCIADVLRVYAPEAPYKDAEQVKTIFLFLIKQLAGLKDPKDPAFKRYFYLLENLAYVKSFNMCFELEDCQEIFCALFSLMFRIVNDEHSGKVKSFMLDVLCPLITESDIVSNELLDIILMNIVEPNKTQKKNAYLLAKELVIKCSDTLEPYIQAFFNHVLILGKEEKSLQICKKVYDLIYELNHICPSVLLSVLPQLECKLKSSSETERLGAVALLARMFSEKGSQLAVQHTQLWRAFLGRFNDISVSIRIKCVQYSMHFLLNHPELRKDITDTLKLRQHDADESVRYEVVMAIVTTARRDFEVVSDSEDLLEFVKERTLDKKFKIRKEAMAGLAMIYKKHLNDADVPQATKKAVTWIKDKILHGYYMAGMEDRLLVERLLNTCLVPYQLPADERMKKLYHLLGTIDDHASKAFVELQKHQLAVRRAVVEWLEIVKKPDAVVELVAKIHQISRFLPDPMKVQEFLQKFSAHMRKDATLLQGMETIVQPNVSCKECADTISMVLKKLGQPVMTNLYYNTIKMLLERVSSVMIDEEAIRVLIGYVLDCLKGGNVIEEVGLNPNNAGEKGLRLLVMLSFVFGPHFLHNDILMQLVHLLELEDEMVAPLVLSIFTFLGKYKPLCDVAPDIMNLMVPICKNFAETGTSKQAKQAVRCLFVNMTNIHDTIFPEIIERIKNTLTPTSEYYRTSIVTLGHIAYNLPEKYQVQIKNMVSRKIVKELLVKESSEQTSDTIEGDWCREDQLPEETRCRLEGLKCMARWLLGLKTDVLSAQKTFRMLNAFVVNKGDLLQQGRLSKAEMSWLRLQAGCSMLKICEQKGVGDQFTAEQFYNLSQLMVDEVPQVREAFGSKLHKGLGRGIPNKCLPLDFMGYYALAGKEQDKRLKCVLKTYMQTDINKRRDYVKTLSLGTVERAMGKKLNSQLPHILPDYMLVFAVPILAHDPEFTSHIMSTQLKIIQQCLWFILEPLITKNEYYCYGFYKNLIERMKSHKDALKPEDNNMNYKLWAVCDLAMNVIFTKTTNFDLKEFPSETRIPTMYFKRADELLANNRNYLPAEMQINMSSPKGKGQLHSVHSVSERPQRRAKSKQQKEVGIGPNETDARLQIGEVECIDAQPAEASETRIQLPGLEEEIEEPPAKRALRESDKVNK; this is encoded by the exons ATGTCGGAAATAATTTACCCGCAAGGGTGCAGATCTGTGACAGAAGATCTGGGTCCTGATGAACTCATTCGGAGATTAAAG ACATTAGCTCACACGTTGCAAGCAATGGGACAAGATGAAGGAATGTATCAGCAATATATTCCGCTTGCGTTGCATTTGGCAGAGGAACACTTTCTAATGCATCAAAGTAAAGATGTACAACTTCTGATTGCTTGCTGTATTGCCGACGTTTTAAGGGTTTACGCACCCGAAGCACCATACAAAGATGCAGAACAG GTCAAAACGATATTTTTGTTTCTGATCAAACAATTAGCTGGTTTAAAAGACCCTAAAGATCCTGCTTTCAAAAGATACTTTTACCTATTGGAGAACTTGGCGTACGTGAAATCGTTTAACATGTGCTTCGAATTAGAAGACTGTCAAGAAATCTTTTGTGCACTCTTTTCTCTTATGTTTAGGATAGTGAA TGACGAACATTCTGGGAAAGTGAAAAGCTTTATGTTAGACGTATTATGTCCACTTATTACTGAGTCAGATATTGTTAGTAACGAACTCCTAGACATTATACTTATGAATATCGTAGAGCCGAACAAAACACAGAAAAAGAATGCATACTTGCTCGCAAAGGAACTAGTAATTAAATGTAGCGATACATTAGAACCATATATTCAAGCA TTCTTTAATCATGTATTGATTCTGGGTAAAGAGGAGAAAAGTTTACAAATTTGCAAGAAAGTATATGATTTAATTTACGAGTTAAATCACATATGTCCAAGCGTCTTATTGTCCGTCCTTCCACAATTAGAGTGTAAACTAAAGTCGTCTtctgaaactgaaagattgggCGCTGTGGCACTGCTAGCTAGAATGTTTTCTGAGAAAGGATCTCAGTTAGCTGTGCAACATACGCAACTGTGGCGAGCATTCTTAGGAAGGTTTAACGACATAAGTGTATCGATTCGCATAAAATGTGTACAGTATTCAATGCATTTTTTACTAAACCATCCTGAACTAAGAAAGGATATTACCGATACCTTAAAATTAAGGCAACACGATGCAGACGAAAGTGTTCGATACGAAGTTGTTATGGCTATAGTAACCACTGCCAGAAGGGACTTCGAAGTAGTATCGGACAGCGAAGATTTGCTTGAGTTTGTTAAAGAAAGAACATTGGATAAAAAG TTTAAAATCCGGAAAGAAGCAATGGCAGGATTGGCAATGATATATAAAAAGCACTTAAATGATGCGGACGTACCACAAGCTACAAAGAAGGCTGTTACCTGGATTAAAGATAAAATATTACATGGTTATTATATGGCAGGCATGGAAGATAGATTATTGGTAGAAAGATTATTAAACACCTGTTTAGTACCTTACCAATTGCCGGCTGATGAGAGGATGAAGAAGTTGTATCATTTGTTAGGTACAATCGATGACCATGCGTCCAAAGCTTTTGTCGAACTACAGAAACATCAACTTGC GGTACGGAGGGCAGTAGTTGAATGGTTAGAGATAGTGAAGAAACCAGATGCAGTGGTTGAACTAGTGGCTAAAATTCATCAAATATCTCGCTTTTTGCCAGATCCTATGAAAGTTCAagaatttttacagaaatttaGTGCTCATATGAGAAAAGACGCAACACTGTTACAAGGCATGGAAACGATAGTTCAACCAAATGTATCTTGCAAGGAGTGTGCAGATACAATAAGTATGGTTCTCAAAAAATTGGGTCAACCGGTAATGACGAATTTGTATTACAACACGATAAAAATGCTGTTGGAAAGAGTCAGTTCTGTCATGATCGACGAAGAAGCTATTAGG GTTTTAATCGGATACGTGTTAGATTGTTTAAAAGGAGGAAATGTGATAGAAGAAGTTGGGCTTAACCCAAACAATGCAGGAGAGAAAGGTCTAAGGTTACTTGTG ATGCTTTCTTTCGTATTTGGTCCACATTTTCTTCACAATGATATTTTGATGCAACTTGTTCATCTGTTGGAATTAGAGGATGAAATGGTAGCACCATtggttctttcaatttttacatttttagggAAATACAAACCTTTGTGCGATGTTGCGCCAGACATTATGAACCTTATGGTTCCAATTTGTAAGAATTTTGCTGAAACGGGAACATCGAAACAAGCGAAACAGGCTGTTAGATGTTTGTTCGTTAATATGACCAATATTCACGATACCATATTCCCTGAAATTATTGAGAGAATTAAGAACACCCTTACACCGACTTCAGAATATTATCGAACATCAATAGTCACGTTAGGTCATATAGCTTATAATTTACCAGAGAAATATCaagtacaaataaaaaatatggtgTCTAGAAAG ATAGTCAAGGAGCTGTTAGTAAAGGAAAGCAGCGAACAGACTTCAGACACCATTGAAGGAGACTGGTGCAGAGAAGATCAACTACCTGAGGAAACACGTTGTAGATTAGAAGGATTAAAATGTATGGCACGCTGGTTATTAGGATTGAAGACTGATGTTCTCTCTGCACAAAAAACCTTTAGAATGCTGAATGCATTTGTAGTAAACAAAGGTGATCTTTTACAACAAGGTCGTTTAAGTAAAGCAGAAATGAGTTGGTTGCGATTACAAGCTGGTTGCTCAATGCTGAAGATTTGCGAGCAGAAGGGTGTTGGCGATCAGTTCACAGCGGAACAGTTTTACAATCTGTCGCAGCTCATGGTG GATGAAGTGCCACAAGTGAGAGAGGCTTTTGGTAGCAAATTACATAAAGGACTTGGAAGGGGAATTCCAAACAAATGTTTGCCGCTGGATTTTATGGGCTATTACGCTCTCGCTGGCAAGGAACAAGACAAAAGACTAAAGTGTGTTTTAAAAACCTATATGCAAACTGACATAAATAAGAGGAGGGATTATGTCAAGACATTATCGTTGGGTACCGTAGAACGGGCCATGGGTAAGAAACTAAATA GTCAATTGCCTCATATTCTTCCCGACTATATGCTAGTATTCGCTGTCCCAATTCTTGCGCACGATCCTGAATTCACGAGTCACATAATGTCCACTCAATTGAAAATCATACAGCAATGTTTATGGTTTATATTAGAACCGTTAATAACGAAGAATGAGTACTATTGTTAcggtttttacaaaaatctcaTAGAACGAATGAAAAGTCACAAAGATGCTCTGAAACCAGAAGATAACAACATGAACTAT AAATTATGGGCAGTTTGTGATTTAGCTATGAATGTAATATTTACTAAGACGACAAACTTCGACTTGAAAGAATTCCCAAGCGAAACACGAATTCCCACCATGTATTTCAAGCGTGCAGACGAACTGCTGGCGAACAACAGGAATTATTTACCCGCCGAAATGCAAATTAACATGTCTAGTCCTAAAGGAAAAGGACAGCTTCACAGTGTACATTCTGTCAGTGAAAGGCCACAGCGCAGGGCTAAGTCTAAACAGCAGAAGGAAGTGGGTATTGGGCCAAACGAAACTGATGCCAGG CTGCAAATTGGAGAAGTGGAATGTATTGATGCACAG CCAGCGGAAGCGTCAGAAACTAGAATTCAATTACCTGGTTTAGAGGAAGAG ATTGAAGAACCACCAGCAAAGAGGGCATTAAGAGAATCGgataaagtaaataaataa